From Panthera tigris isolate Pti1 chromosome D3, P.tigris_Pti1_mat1.1, whole genome shotgun sequence, one genomic window encodes:
- the YDJC gene encoding carbohydrate deacetylase, with protein MAGPRVRLVVTADDFGYCPRRDEGIVEAFLAGAVTSVSLLVNGAAAESAADLARRHKIPTGLHANLSEGRPVGPARLGDSSLLSPEGFFLGKMGFREAVTTGGVALPQVREELEAQLIRFRELLGGDPTHVDGHQHVHVLPGVCQVFAEVLQANGVRFTRLPVERGVGDRAWLEAPARAFACSVERDALAAVAPFSRYGLRWTDAFVGLSTCGRHMSVHRVSGALARALEGIPTGHTLTAELMAHPGYPSVPPAGGCGKGPDAFSCSWERLHELRVLTAPTLRAQLAQDGVQLCALHDLDSKRPGEATLKTFLERSPP; from the exons ATGGCTGGACCGCGCGTGCGCCTCGTGGTCACCGCAGATGACTTTGGTTACTGCCCGCGGCGCGATGAGGGCATCGTAGAGGCCTTCCTGGCAGGAGCTGTGACCAGCGTGTCCCTGCTGGTCAACGGCGCAGCTGCGGAGAGCGCAGCGGATCTGGCCCGCAG GCACAAAATCCCCACGGGCCTTCACGCCAACCTGTCCGAGGGCCGCCCCGTGGGCCCGGCCCGCCTAGGCGACTCGTCGCTGCTCAGCCCCGAAGGCTTCTTCCTCGGCAAGATGGGATTCCGGGAGGCGGTGACGACCGGAGGCGTAGCTTTGCCCCAG GTGCGGGAAGAGCTGGAGGCCCAGCTGATACGCTTCCGAGAATTACTGGGCGGGGACCCCACTCACGTGGACGGGCACCAGCACGTGCACGTGCTCCCAG GCGTGTGCCAGGTGTTCGCAGAGGTGCTGCAGGCCAATGGGGTGCGCTTCACAAGGCTGCCGGTGGAACGTGGGGTGGGCGACCGCGCGTGGCTCGAGGCCCCCGCGCGTGCCTTCGCCTGCTCGGTGGAGCGCGACGCCCTGGCCGCCGTGGCCCCCTTCTCCCGCTACGGCCTACG GTGGACGGATGCCTTCGTGGGCCTGAGCACCTGCGGCCGGCACATGTCTGTTCATCGTGTATCAGGAGCACTAGCACGGGCCCTGGAAGGCATACCCACGGGCCATACCCTGACAGCTGAGCTGATGGCACACCCTGGCTACCCCAGTGTGCCTCCTGCCGGCGGCTGTGGTAAGGGTCCCGATGCCTTTTCCTGCTCATGGGAGCGGCTGCATGAGCTGCGTGTCCTCACCGCACCCACACTGCGGGCCCAGCTTGCACAGGACGGAGTACAGCTCTGCGCTCTCCACGACCTAGATTCCAAGAGGCCTGGGGAAGCCACTCTGAAAACCTTCCTGGAGCGCTCCCCGCCATGA